The Tolypothrix sp. NIES-4075 DNA window CCAGAAATGGATAATAGCCGATTTGTTCAAGTCTGGCGATCGCGACCAGTGTTAATGTACTCAGGGACTCTAAATGAGTTGAATCCAGTGATATAAAGAAGTGAGATCAAATATGGAATTGACTGGGTTAGACAAGCTCGAAATCATGGAGCTAGCGGCACGGTTTGAAATGTCGCTGGATAAGGAGGATGTCGAAAATTACCTCGCAACCTTTGCTTCCGATGGTGCATTGCAGGGGTTCTGGGGAATTGCAAAGGGGAAAGAGGAGTTGCGCCAGGGTTTTTACGCTATGTTGGATACCTTTGCGCGGGGAAAGCGGCACTGTAGCTCGAATGCCATCATTCAAGGAAATTCTGACGGAGCAACAATGGAGTCGTATTTGACCGTCGTTAATCGAGAAGATTTGAATCGGGCAGGGAGCGCCTTTGTCAAAGATCAGGTCAGGAAAATTGACGGTAAGTGGTATCTGATGTTACGTCAAATTGAGGTTGATCCGAGTTTGCCACTGCTACAGCAGTCTCAACAAGCCGGAGCGAACGCATGAATCGTTACATGGTCGAGGTGACTTTATCGGGTGTTGATCCGAATCAGTTTGAGACACTTGCTGCTAGAGAACAAGAAGTCGTCGCTGAATTGACCCAAACAGGATTTATTAAGCAAATCTATGTTCACAATGACCTATCTGGGGCTTATCTAGTGGTAGAAGAACGTGATGAATCCTATGTCAGACAGCAGTTCAATAGGTTTCCCCTGTTTCCTTATATGACACTGAAACTGGTTCAGCTTCAAAATTAAAGCTAACCATTGTTCTTGGGTACATGAGTGAGCCAAGTAGCCGTTTTGTGCCGTAGCTTGGCTCATCAACCAAAAATCTGAAGGAACTGACCATACTTTAAAAGCAAAGAGGGAGAAACCCCAAACATTCGCCTAAATGTTCGTGTGAAGTGGGCATGATCTGTAAAACCTGCTTGGTGGGCAGCATCGGACAAAGTTACACCTGGCTTTAGCATTTCTCTTAAAGCAACTTTCATGCGAACCCATAAAACATATTTCGTTAATGGAATGCCAACTTGCTCTGTGAACAAATGGCGGAGCCGGCTTTCAGATAAACTAATATGTCTGGCAATATCGATAACTTTAATAATTT harbors:
- a CDS encoding nuclear transport factor 2 family protein, with the translated sequence MRSNMELTGLDKLEIMELAARFEMSLDKEDVENYLATFASDGALQGFWGIAKGKEELRQGFYAMLDTFARGKRHCSSNAIIQGNSDGATMESYLTVVNREDLNRAGSAFVKDQVRKIDGKWYLMLRQIEVDPSLPLLQQSQQAGANA
- a CDS encoding muconolactone Delta-isomerase family protein: MNRYMVEVTLSGVDPNQFETLAAREQEVVAELTQTGFIKQIYVHNDLSGAYLVVEERDESYVRQQFNRFPLFPYMTLKLVQLQN